A genomic segment from Vagococcus zengguangii encodes:
- a CDS encoding DegV family protein: protein MQQSYTLTCGSTADMPKEFFDERDIHYSSFHFTIDGQEYLDDLGQSMSFEAFYQKIKAGSMPITSQSNPDDYTKFFEPFLAQGQDILHLSFSSGLSGDYQSACIAQEILADQYPERQIVVIDTLGASSGYGLLVATAADMRDQGKPLEEVAKWVKDNRLNLHHWFFSTDLTHYQRGGRISATSAAIGGLLNICPLMNMNNEGKLIPRTKVRGKKKVIKAIVNEVKQHAQNGENYSGKCYISHSDCIKDAQEVAGLIEATFPNLDGNVQINSVGTVIGSHTGPGTVAVFFFGDERGE from the coding sequence ATGCAACAAAGCTATACATTAACATGCGGTTCAACAGCCGATATGCCAAAAGAATTTTTTGACGAACGTGACATTCACTATTCAAGTTTCCATTTTACGATTGATGGTCAAGAATACTTGGATGATTTAGGTCAATCAATGTCATTTGAGGCGTTTTATCAGAAAATAAAAGCCGGTTCAATGCCAATTACCTCTCAAAGTAATCCAGATGACTACACAAAATTCTTTGAACCATTTTTAGCACAAGGCCAAGATATTTTACATTTATCATTTTCATCAGGTTTATCAGGGGATTATCAATCAGCATGTATTGCTCAAGAAATATTAGCTGATCAATATCCTGAACGCCAAATAGTTGTGATTGATACTCTGGGTGCTTCATCAGGCTACGGTCTACTCGTTGCAACGGCTGCTGATATGCGTGATCAAGGCAAACCATTGGAAGAGGTGGCTAAGTGGGTGAAAGATAATCGTTTAAACTTACACCATTGGTTCTTCTCGACAGATTTAACGCATTATCAACGTGGTGGTAGGATTAGTGCCACGTCAGCTGCAATCGGTGGATTATTAAATATTTGTCCGTTAATGAATATGAATAATGAAGGAAAATTAATTCCACGTACTAAAGTTCGTGGTAAGAAAAAAGTTATTAAAGCTATCGTTAATGAAGTGAAACAACATGCACAAAATGGTGAAAACTATTCAGGTAAATGTTATATTTCACATTCTGATTGCATTAAAGATGCCCAAGAAGTAGCTGGTTTAATCGAAGCAACATTCCCAAATTTAGATGGTAATGTGCAAATTAACAGTGTTGGTACAGTGATTGGTTCACATACTGGACCAGGAACTGTCGCAGTCTTTTTCTTTGGTGATGAGCGTGGCGAATAA
- a CDS encoding NAD(P)/FAD-dependent oxidoreductase, translating into MKEVVILGAGYAGLSTLKALQKKAGDFHITLVDQNDYHYEATALHEVAAGTVPKEKITYPIKEVVNTKVTTFLQDRVVKINTDKQEVELENNTALKYDYLVVALGFRSETFGISGAEENALEMVNIESAVNINNHINAMLKKYKETQDKKYLKFVVCGAGFTGIELLGSLAEMKPKYAKVAGVKPEEIEIYCVEAATRLLPMFNEKLANFAIGKLEGLGVKLLTGKPIKGIKPETVVYQDNAETEELAELEAATIIWTTGVSGSFVMGESGFAERRGRVMVGEDLRDPDHENVYIIGDVSAVMDPESGRPFPTTAQIALKMGDFTAHNILRQLNNQATETFTFKSQGSVASIGNTIGLGQVGNTSVKGYPASFLKKIIMNKSLAATGGMKQMFAKGRFDLYH; encoded by the coding sequence ATGAAAGAAGTAGTTATCTTAGGAGCCGGTTATGCTGGTTTAAGTACACTGAAAGCTCTACAAAAAAAAGCAGGAGATTTCCATATTACGTTAGTGGATCAAAATGATTATCACTATGAAGCAACTGCTTTACACGAAGTGGCTGCAGGAACAGTACCAAAAGAAAAAATTACTTATCCTATCAAAGAAGTTGTAAACACTAAAGTGACAACTTTCTTACAAGACCGCGTTGTTAAAATCAATACTGATAAACAAGAAGTAGAATTAGAAAACAACACTGCTCTTAAATATGATTATTTAGTTGTGGCATTAGGCTTCCGTTCTGAAACATTTGGTATCTCAGGTGCTGAAGAAAATGCTTTAGAAATGGTTAACATTGAATCAGCTGTTAACATCAACAATCATATCAATGCAATGTTGAAAAAATATAAAGAAACACAAGATAAAAAATACTTGAAATTTGTCGTTTGTGGCGCAGGTTTCACAGGAATCGAGTTATTAGGTTCATTAGCTGAAATGAAACCTAAATATGCGAAAGTAGCTGGCGTTAAACCAGAAGAAATCGAAATTTACTGTGTGGAAGCAGCTACACGCTTATTACCAATGTTCAACGAAAAATTAGCGAACTTTGCAATTGGTAAATTAGAAGGTTTAGGCGTTAAGTTATTAACAGGAAAACCAATTAAAGGCATCAAACCAGAAACAGTTGTTTATCAAGACAACGCTGAAACAGAAGAATTAGCTGAATTAGAAGCAGCAACAATTATTTGGACAACAGGTGTTAGCGGAAGCTTTGTTATGGGTGAATCAGGGTTTGCAGAACGTCGTGGCCGCGTAATGGTTGGCGAAGACTTACGTGATCCAGATCATGAAAATGTTTATATTATCGGTGATGTGTCAGCAGTTATGGATCCAGAATCAGGTCGTCCATTCCCAACAACAGCGCAAATCGCTTTAAAAATGGGTGATTTCACAGCACACAACATTTTACGCCAATTAAATAATCAAGCAACTGAAACATTCACATTCAAGTCTCAAGGATCTGTTGCGTCAATCGGTAACACTATCGGTTTAGGTCAAGTTGGTAACACATCAGTTAAAGGTTACCCAGCATCATTCTTGAAAAAAATCATCATGAATAAATCACTTGCTGCAACAGGTGGTATGAAACAAATGTTTGCTAAAGGACGTTTCGATTTATATCACTAA
- a CDS encoding MFS transporter: MESTVRKENVNFRGNNRLLIGIVFSVLTFWLFAQSLVNMAPQVQADLGLSSGTLSMGVSATSLASGIFIVVAGGMADKLGRVKLTYIGLLLNIIGSLALVLATGGTLFIIGRALQGLSAACIMPATMALVKTYYEGEERQKALSFWSIGSWGGSGFCSFFGGAIATSLGWRYVFIFSIIISILSGLLIMGTPESVSNEKSNGRFDYVGLILFVVSMLSLNIIVSKGSAMGWTSVQTLGLAVVVLVGLFTFIKVEKANDNSFVDFSLFENKGYLGATISNFLLNAVAGTMIVINSYVQQGRGLSAGKTGMLSIGYLVTVLITIRIGEKLLQKMGAKKPMISGAIIAGIGISLMSLTLIEGTLFLGLVFVGYALYGIGLGIYATPSTDTALSSVPMEKAGVASGIYKMASSLGGALGVAISSTIYNSISQSGNHANGATMGLMINVVFCILAVISIVFVIPNKKR, translated from the coding sequence ATGGAATCAACTGTAAGAAAAGAAAACGTGAATTTTCGCGGTAATAATCGATTATTAATAGGAATTGTGTTTAGTGTTTTAACATTTTGGTTATTTGCGCAATCATTGGTAAACATGGCCCCACAGGTACAAGCTGATTTAGGACTATCATCAGGTACGTTAAGTATGGGGGTATCAGCTACTAGTTTAGCTTCAGGGATTTTCATCGTAGTCGCTGGAGGGATGGCTGATAAATTAGGTCGTGTTAAATTAACTTATATCGGGTTACTATTAAATATTATTGGTTCGTTAGCGCTAGTCTTAGCAACAGGAGGTACGTTGTTTATTATCGGTCGTGCCTTACAAGGGTTATCCGCTGCCTGTATCATGCCAGCAACTATGGCATTAGTTAAAACTTATTATGAAGGTGAGGAGCGTCAAAAAGCCTTAAGCTTTTGGTCGATTGGATCATGGGGAGGATCAGGATTCTGTTCATTCTTTGGTGGAGCGATAGCTACTTCATTAGGATGGCGTTATGTGTTTATTTTTTCAATTATTATTTCAATTCTTAGTGGCTTATTAATAATGGGGACGCCAGAATCAGTTTCAAACGAAAAATCAAACGGTCGCTTTGATTATGTCGGCTTAATTTTATTTGTTGTTTCTATGTTATCGTTAAATATCATTGTAAGTAAAGGTTCAGCAATGGGATGGACAAGTGTTCAAACGCTAGGTTTAGCAGTCGTTGTATTAGTAGGATTGTTTACGTTTATTAAAGTCGAAAAGGCTAATGATAATAGTTTTGTAGATTTTTCATTATTTGAAAACAAAGGTTATTTGGGAGCTACCATTTCTAATTTTCTGTTAAATGCTGTAGCTGGAACAATGATTGTCATTAATTCTTATGTGCAACAAGGACGAGGTTTATCTGCGGGTAAAACTGGAATGCTATCGATTGGATACTTAGTAACAGTATTAATTACCATTAGAATTGGCGAAAAGCTATTACAAAAAATGGGAGCTAAAAAACCTATGATTTCAGGAGCTATTATCGCTGGTATCGGAATTTCTTTAATGTCATTGACCCTTATTGAAGGAACATTGTTCTTAGGATTAGTATTTGTAGGCTATGCTTTATACGGTATTGGTTTAGGCATCTATGCAACACCTTCAACTGATACGGCTCTTTCAAGTGTCCCAATGGAAAAAGCGGGTGTCGCTTCTGGTATTTACAAAATGGCAAGTTCACTAGGAGGAGCACTAGGTGTTGCTATTTCATCAACAATCTACAATAGCATAAGTCAATCAGGGAATCATGCTAATGGGGCTACAATGGGCTTGATGATTAATGTAGTATTTTGTATTTTAGCGGTTATTTCAATTGTTTTTGTTATCCCTAATAAAAAACGTTAA
- a CDS encoding M20 family metallopeptidase — MDSLKERIFTELDQRKDEMIAIRRHLHEYPELSFHETETSQYIRDFYQGKDCKVTANVGTGYGIIVDIQGGKPGKSLGIRADFDALPIEEATGLPFASKNPGVMHACGHDGHTAYMLILADTLIKFKDELPGMIRIIHQPAEEVPPGGSKDMIEGGCLEGIEHVLGIHVMSTMDVGKVYYHKGGIHTGRATFKLTITGKGGHGSAPQDANDAIVAGAHFVTVVQTIVSRRVSPFDAVTVTIGSFDGKGSANVIKESVSLEGDIRLMNEDNRPIVEKQFKQILEGIAQTFGVSYELDYGNDYPVCMNDPELTDKVVSAIQSANITEIRGVEDAGPQTASEDFSYYALERPSCFFWVGAHTPGTPIYPHHNPKFTIDEKALIISAKSMASAVLACLEEV, encoded by the coding sequence ATGGACAGCTTGAAAGAAAGAATTTTTACAGAGTTAGATCAGAGAAAAGATGAAATGATTGCAATTCGTCGTCATTTACATGAATACCCAGAATTATCATTCCATGAAACTGAAACGTCTCAGTATATTCGTGATTTTTATCAAGGAAAAGATTGTAAAGTGACAGCAAATGTTGGAACAGGTTACGGTATTATCGTGGATATTCAGGGAGGAAAACCAGGTAAATCATTAGGGATTCGAGCTGATTTTGATGCCCTACCAATCGAAGAGGCAACAGGACTACCATTTGCTTCAAAAAATCCCGGTGTAATGCACGCGTGTGGTCATGATGGTCATACTGCGTATATGTTAATTTTGGCAGATACGTTAATCAAATTTAAAGACGAGTTACCTGGGATGATAAGAATTATTCATCAGCCAGCTGAAGAAGTACCACCGGGTGGATCAAAAGATATGATCGAAGGTGGTTGCTTAGAAGGAATTGAACATGTGTTAGGTATTCATGTAATGAGTACAATGGACGTTGGTAAAGTTTATTATCACAAAGGGGGAATTCATACAGGACGGGCTACTTTCAAACTAACCATTACTGGTAAAGGTGGTCATGGTTCTGCCCCTCAAGACGCCAATGACGCAATCGTAGCAGGCGCACATTTTGTAACCGTTGTGCAAACGATTGTTAGTCGTCGTGTTAGTCCATTTGATGCTGTTACAGTTACCATTGGTTCATTTGATGGTAAAGGTTCAGCTAATGTTATTAAAGAAAGTGTTAGTTTGGAAGGTGACATTCGTTTAATGAATGAAGACAATCGCCCAATTGTGGAGAAACAATTTAAACAAATTTTAGAGGGAATTGCTCAAACATTCGGGGTTAGTTATGAACTTGATTATGGGAATGATTATCCTGTATGCATGAATGATCCAGAACTAACCGATAAAGTGGTTAGTGCGATCCAATCAGCTAATATTACAGAAATTAGAGGTGTGGAAGATGCTGGACCACAAACAGCTTCAGAAGATTTTTCGTATTATGCCTTAGAACGTCCGAGCTGCTTCTTCTGGGTGGGAGCTCATACGCCAGGCACACCAATTTATCCTCATCATAATCCAAAGTTCACAATTGATGAGAAAGCATTAATTATTTCAGCAAAATCAATGGCCAGCGCAGTTTTAGCTTGCTTAGAAGAGGTGTAG
- a CDS encoding helix-turn-helix domain-containing protein has product MNNQNFCTINYQKISKNYRIFSEQLTLLLVLEGTITIEDEGELSHLTKGQLYCLNLNHLVIIQADSLSNSSVVFLQINPMFFNAQLPDFLTVKFIIPITDANYDQQQAITKLTNLFVDLLINEFSFQETRAIKQLILLESIILALTEHFKIESHFISLHSDNFQTKEIIQFINQHYQKGLTVKQIAEEFFLSEATLSKTFKKETGSYLSKYLKKLQITRSINELLYSDLTIEQIALNVGFNSAKIYREQFKLLFHMSPTEYREQHIHKKKTDNVITKSINNKPKELISVLYQLAHKENQVRQPEELHQLTKHLNISTIKPIRSKKTNEIIVHLEYLSDLNKAHIQAELLELLDQQTLTTISCFDFFPELPISYRLAKNAHLNSFPAFEELDTALSFLTKHQIKLMVQFNLSNFNEQTLMLYSEIFNYIINRWGKTFLTHISINVQSVTLANIETYQQFYQQIRYAFPDIRFGVKLPISDPYDNELAKININNFLKQLAGNFQFLSYSADSNYIFKQSTDIRDGIVEAHHYLTNKTNWVKYRLSENDISCPLYLTEWNTLTGTTINYNGMFFRGALITKQLLVLEKLVEGYGFWLNLESHEHHNLQASINSIGLDLFHYHQNKRPAFFSLQLSNRLNGVVVKEDDFYIMTKKGQQFQVMIWNENYFDPHLSTELSFINSHILTLSLAIQDIFKGKYQVKQIDFNRESGALFYSYMDFKKTAHLDKETIDYIYAKNRPNLKVFDIEIDKSFNYSFSLDSNAVILLEFTPIAT; this is encoded by the coding sequence ATGAACAATCAAAATTTTTGTACCATAAATTATCAAAAAATTTCCAAAAATTATCGGATATTTTCAGAACAATTAACTCTATTACTTGTCTTAGAAGGAACTATTACTATTGAAGACGAAGGTGAATTATCTCACTTAACAAAAGGACAACTCTATTGTTTAAATTTAAATCATCTAGTGATAATTCAAGCAGATAGCCTCTCAAATTCATCTGTAGTTTTTTTACAAATCAATCCGATGTTTTTTAATGCTCAATTACCAGACTTTTTAACAGTAAAATTTATTATTCCAATTACTGATGCTAATTACGACCAACAACAAGCCATCACGAAATTAACCAACTTGTTTGTTGATTTGCTAATTAATGAATTTAGTTTCCAAGAAACTCGCGCTATTAAACAATTGATTCTTTTGGAATCTATAATTTTAGCTTTGACAGAACATTTTAAAATAGAATCTCATTTTATTTCACTACATTCCGATAACTTTCAGACGAAAGAAATCATTCAATTTATTAATCAGCATTATCAAAAAGGGCTCACTGTCAAGCAAATCGCCGAAGAATTTTTTTTATCTGAAGCTACCTTGTCAAAGACCTTCAAAAAGGAAACAGGTAGTTATCTTTCTAAATATCTAAAAAAATTACAAATTACTCGTAGCATCAATGAACTGCTCTACTCAGATTTGACAATTGAACAAATTGCACTGAATGTTGGTTTTAATAGTGCTAAAATTTACCGAGAACAATTTAAATTATTATTTCATATGAGTCCGACTGAATACCGGGAACAACATATTCATAAAAAAAAGACCGATAACGTTATAACAAAGTCCATAAACAATAAACCAAAAGAGCTGATTTCAGTACTCTATCAACTTGCACATAAAGAAAATCAAGTACGTCAACCTGAAGAACTACATCAATTAACAAAACATCTTAATATTAGTACTATAAAACCTATACGTTCAAAAAAAACGAATGAAATTATCGTACATTTGGAATATTTAAGTGATTTAAATAAAGCACATATTCAGGCTGAGTTATTGGAGCTTTTAGACCAACAAACATTAACAACCATCAGTTGTTTTGATTTTTTCCCTGAACTACCAATTAGTTATCGTTTAGCAAAAAATGCCCATCTAAACTCATTTCCGGCTTTTGAAGAATTAGATACTGCCCTATCATTTCTCACGAAGCATCAAATCAAGCTAATGGTTCAATTCAATCTTTCTAATTTTAATGAGCAAACACTCATGTTATATAGCGAAATTTTTAACTATATCATCAATCGCTGGGGAAAAACATTTTTAACGCATATTTCAATAAACGTTCAATCAGTAACATTAGCAAATATCGAAACTTACCAACAATTTTATCAACAAATTCGTTATGCTTTTCCTGATATAAGATTTGGCGTTAAACTACCTATATCAGATCCCTATGATAATGAGCTTGCTAAAATAAATATCAACAACTTCTTAAAACAATTGGCTGGTAATTTTCAATTTTTAAGCTACTCAGCTGATTCGAATTATATCTTTAAACAATCTACTGATATTAGAGACGGTATTGTCGAAGCTCATCATTACTTAACGAACAAAACTAATTGGGTAAAATACCGTTTAAGTGAGAATGATATTAGCTGTCCTTTATATTTAACTGAGTGGAATACCTTAACAGGTACAACTATCAATTATAACGGGATGTTCTTCCGTGGAGCCTTGATCACTAAACAATTGCTAGTGTTAGAAAAACTTGTTGAAGGTTATGGCTTTTGGCTAAATCTTGAAAGTCATGAACACCACAACTTACAAGCTAGTATCAACAGCATCGGTTTAGATTTATTTCATTACCATCAAAATAAACGCCCCGCTTTCTTTAGTTTACAACTTAGCAACCGACTGAATGGTGTTGTTGTCAAAGAAGACGATTTTTATATTATGACCAAGAAAGGACAACAATTTCAAGTAATGATATGGAATGAAAACTATTTTGATCCACATTTATCGACTGAATTATCCTTTATTAATAGTCACATATTAACATTATCATTAGCAATTCAAGATATTTTCAAGGGAAAATATCAGGTAAAACAAATTGATTTTAACCGTGAAAGTGGTGCACTCTTTTACTCCTATATGGACTTCAAAAAAACTGCTCATTTAGATAAAGAAACTATTGACTATATTTACGCTAAAAATCGTCCTAACCTAAAAGTGTTTGATATTGAAATTGATAAAAGTTTTAACTATTCTTTCTCACTCGATTCAAACGCTGTTATATTATTAGAATTCACACCAATCGCTACTTAA
- a CDS encoding GNAT family N-acetyltransferase, producing MITEHTNGFIMTDETGQKMGEITFSIAGDTRLIIDHTFVDPAFRGQKIGDQLVNQVVLKARAEGKKIIPLCPFAKRQFQQHLEYQDVHQQ from the coding sequence ATGATAACCGAACACACAAATGGCTTTATTATGACGGATGAAACTGGACAAAAAATGGGCGAAATTACATTTTCGATTGCAGGGGATACACGCTTGATTATCGATCATACTTTTGTTGATCCTGCTTTTCGTGGGCAAAAAATTGGGGATCAATTAGTTAACCAAGTCGTATTAAAAGCTCGAGCAGAAGGCAAAAAAATTATTCCACTATGCCCATTTGCCAAGAGACAATTTCAACAACACCTTGAGTACCAAGATGTTCATCAACAATAA
- a CDS encoding PepSY domain-containing protein, producing MKKVVLGVLTLATVMTLGACKNDSTSTNNNSSNNASSQVSSDSVKLESDSVATENTASNNTAIGTVKDFAISLEEAMAIYQKEVPNTDITGIGIDSSFGNYYYEVNGMDDNTEYELKIDVNSGEVKEKRDEKLDRDEQNGVKRNEDKLDLTNLKALKDITEVAINQAGGGEATDWSLDKELSITYWEIKVKNGNQEHEVKINAQTGEVLESELDD from the coding sequence ATGAAAAAAGTAGTTTTAGGGGTATTAACTTTAGCAACCGTCATGACATTAGGGGCATGTAAAAATGATTCAACGAGCACTAATAATAATTCATCAAATAATGCGAGTAGCCAAGTATCTTCAGATTCTGTTAAATTAGAGAGCGATTCAGTAGCGACTGAAAATACAGCTAGCAATAATACAGCGATTGGAACAGTAAAAGATTTTGCTATTAGTTTAGAAGAAGCGATGGCTATTTATCAAAAAGAAGTACCGAATACTGATATTACAGGTATTGGTATTGATAGTTCATTTGGTAACTATTACTACGAAGTCAATGGTATGGATGATAACACTGAGTACGAGTTGAAAATTGATGTGAACAGTGGCGAAGTCAAAGAAAAACGTGACGAAAAATTAGATCGCGATGAACAAAACGGAGTCAAACGTAACGAAGATAAATTAGACTTAACTAATTTAAAAGCTTTGAAAGACATTACTGAAGTAGCGATTAATCAGGCCGGTGGTGGCGAAGCGACTGACTGGAGCCTAGACAAAGAATTATCTATTACTTATTGGGAAATTAAAGTTAAAAATGGCAACCAAGAGCATGAAGTAAAAATCAATGCGCAAACAGGCGAAGTATTAGAATCGGAATTAGACGATTAA
- the lsrF gene encoding 3-hydroxy-5-phosphonooxypentane-2,4-dione thiolase: MADIDGLKVAKDFKVGTPVVSKGDFYVKGASNLDWGMKKHLSNIFNEKSGNSMMFAFDHGYFMGPTSGLERLDLIIPEVIDEVDVLMGTRGALRSSVDPACGKGIALRATSGSSILFDDMSHEINAVDIEEAIRLNADCLAVQTFIGADGQLSSLKNLSDMVNIGNRYSIPTMGVVAVGKDMERTDKFFKLATRIVAELGANIIKSYYCDNFEEVVAACPVPIVVAGGKKLPEKEAFTLAYNAISRGAKGLDMGRNIFQSQHPKAMARSVSKIVHEKYSDKEAYEYYLDLINQ, from the coding sequence ATGGCGGATATTGATGGATTAAAAGTAGCGAAAGACTTTAAGGTAGGGACACCTGTTGTTTCAAAAGGTGATTTTTATGTGAAGGGTGCAAGTAATCTTGATTGGGGTATGAAAAAGCACCTATCAAATATCTTTAATGAAAAAAGTGGAAATAGCATGATGTTTGCATTTGACCATGGTTATTTTATGGGACCAACTTCTGGATTAGAAAGATTGGATTTAATTATCCCAGAAGTAATCGACGAAGTTGATGTTTTGATGGGAACGCGTGGTGCATTACGATCGAGTGTTGATCCAGCATGTGGAAAAGGTATTGCATTAAGAGCGACATCTGGGTCATCAATTTTATTTGATGATATGAGTCATGAGATTAATGCAGTAGATATTGAAGAAGCTATAAGATTAAATGCAGATTGTTTAGCAGTTCAAACGTTTATTGGTGCAGATGGACAATTGTCTAGTTTGAAAAACTTATCAGATATGGTGAATATTGGAAATAGATACAGTATTCCAACTATGGGTGTAGTTGCTGTTGGTAAAGATATGGAAAGAACGGATAAATTCTTTAAACTGGCTACTAGAATTGTCGCTGAGTTGGGAGCTAATATTATTAAATCATACTACTGTGATAATTTTGAAGAAGTTGTTGCAGCTTGTCCAGTGCCAATTGTAGTAGCAGGAGGGAAAAAATTACCTGAGAAAGAAGCCTTTACATTAGCATATAATGCTATTTCTAGAGGAGCTAAAGGTTTAGATATGGGAAGAAATATTTTCCAAAGTCAGCATCCAAAAGCAATGGCAAGGAGTGTTTCCAAAATTGTTCATGAAAAATATTCTGATAAAGAAGCTTATGAATATTATTTAGATTTAATCAATCAATAG
- a CDS encoding substrate-binding domain-containing protein → MMNLKKISMIGMGSLMMLALAACGNDDSAGESSGDNTIVFVPKLSGNAFFESGNDGAQKMAKEQGFTVKYDGNPEASVANQVTIINNAIQQGVDGLAISAVDATGLDDVLKQAKESGIKVVTWDSDVSSDARTLMVAQGTPDILGQMLVDMGADSLKKRGKDATSEPIKYVWHYSQSTVQDQNSWQKAGEDYIKKNFPNWVNVAPENYYSEQNAEKAITVGEAILSAHSDIDLVICNDSTALPGQLQAVQNNGLTKDDVTITGFASPNSIKDYAKADIIEAWGLWDVTVQGGMAVYLANYLAEGNEVKVGDKIDVPNVGTVEVLNNSVLSEDAKDSEDSGVVIMPERTIFTKDNVDDFNF, encoded by the coding sequence ATGATGAACTTAAAAAAAATTAGCATGATCGGAATGGGTTCTTTAATGATGTTAGCTTTAGCAGCTTGTGGGAATGATGATAGTGCTGGGGAAAGTAGTGGAGATAATACTATTGTATTTGTTCCGAAATTATCTGGAAACGCTTTTTTTGAATCTGGAAATGACGGCGCCCAAAAAATGGCAAAAGAACAGGGGTTCACAGTTAAATATGATGGAAATCCTGAAGCATCAGTAGCGAATCAGGTAACTATTATTAATAATGCTATTCAACAAGGCGTTGATGGTTTAGCGATTTCAGCTGTTGATGCAACAGGTTTAGATGATGTACTAAAACAAGCAAAAGAATCGGGAATTAAAGTAGTGACTTGGGATTCAGATGTATCTTCTGATGCTCGAACTTTAATGGTAGCACAGGGAACTCCAGATATTTTAGGCCAGATGTTAGTTGACATGGGGGCCGACTCATTAAAAAAACGTGGTAAAGATGCTACTAGTGAACCAATTAAGTATGTATGGCATTATTCTCAATCGACGGTTCAAGATCAAAATTCATGGCAAAAGGCAGGAGAAGATTATATTAAAAAGAACTTTCCAAACTGGGTGAATGTTGCTCCTGAAAATTATTATAGCGAACAGAATGCTGAGAAGGCGATTACTGTAGGTGAAGCAATTCTATCAGCGCATAGTGATATTGATTTAGTAATATGTAATGATTCAACAGCTCTACCAGGACAATTACAAGCTGTACAAAATAATGGATTAACAAAAGATGATGTGACTATTACAGGATTTGCATCACCTAATTCAATTAAAGATTATGCAAAAGCAGATATTATTGAAGCTTGGGGTTTGTGGGATGTAACGGTACAAGGAGGTATGGCTGTATACTTGGCGAATTATTTAGCTGAAGGTAATGAGGTTAAAGTTGGTGACAAAATTGATGTACCTAATGTAGGAACAGTTGAAGTATTAAATAATTCTGTATTATCTGAGGATGCAAAAGATAGTGAAGATTCAGGAGTGGTGATTATGCCAGAACGAACAATCTTTACAAAAGATAATGTAGATGATTTTAATTTTTAA